In one Dama dama isolate Ldn47 chromosome 5, ASM3311817v1, whole genome shotgun sequence genomic region, the following are encoded:
- the LOC133057618 gene encoding translational activator of cytochrome c oxidase 1, producing the protein MAARAVISLSRAAAQCLWERGPGVRVALTRSALAFQPEPPCCSAAGGRTLHLTAEVPAGHNKWSKVRHIKGPKDAERSRIFSKLSLSIRLAVKEGGPNPELNSNLASILEVCRSKHMPKSTIEAALKMEKTKGIYLLYEGRGPGGSSLLIEALSNSSSKCHSDIKHILNKNGGMMAEGARHSFDKKGVIVVGEEDREKKPVNLERALELAIEAGAEDVKETEDEEEKNIFKFICDASSLHQVRKKLDSLGLCSVSCTLEFIPNTKVQLADPDLEQAAHLIQALGNHDDVIHVYDNIE; encoded by the exons ATGGCGGCTCGGGCTGTTATCAGCTTGAGCAGGGCTGCTGCCCAGTGCTTGTGGGAGCGAGGCCCCGGGGTCCGGGTGGCTCTTACGCGCTCCGCCCTGGCCTTCCAGCCTGAGCCCCCGTGCTGCAGCGCCGCTGGGGGCCGGACGCTGCACCTCACGGCCGAAGTACCCGCGGGGCACAACAAGTGGTCCAAAGTCCGGCACATCAAGGGTCCCAAAGACGCAGAAAGGAGTCGCATCTTCTCCAAGCTCAGCTTGAGCATTCGCCTAGCGGTTAAAG AAGGAGGCCCCAACCCTGAGCTCAACAGCAACCTGGCCAGCATCCTAGAGGTGTGTCGCAGCAAGCACATGCCCAAGTCAACAATTGAGGCAGCGCTGAAAATGGAG AAAACCAAGGGCATTTATTTGTTGTATGAGGGCCGAGGCCCCGGTGGCTCTTCTCTTCTCATTGAGGCATTATCTAACAGTAGCTCCAAGTGCCACTCGGACATCAAACACATCCTGAACAAGAATGG GGGAATGATGGCCGAAGGAGCTCGCCACTCCTTTGACAAAAAGGGGGTGATTGTGGTTGGAGAGGAGGACAGAGAGAAGAAACCTGTGAACCTAGAGCGTGCCCTGGAGCTGGCAATAGAAGCTGGAGCCGAGGATGTCAAGGAGACTGAAGACGaagaggaaaagaacatttttaaa TTTATTTGTGATGCCTCTTCACTGCATCAAGTGAGGAAGAAACTGGACTCCCTGGGACTGTGTTCTGTGTCCTGTACGTTAGAGTTCATCCCCAACACAAAGGTGCAGCTGGCTGACCCCGACCTGGAGCAGGCTGCCCATCTCATCCAGGCGCTCGGCAACCACGATGACGTGATCCATGTCTATGACAACATTGAGTAG